In Thermocrinis minervae, a single genomic region encodes these proteins:
- the rnr gene encoding ribonuclease R yields MEDLILELFKKAKRPLHFMEIAQRLGLEKKQLKALKKALRNLKKKHLLQVVKGRYVLASEPIVKGTVIAFPAGFGFLHVGEGQKDIYIPPFEMQKLFSGDVIKAKVVEYKGKKEVRVLKILKRAKKDIVCKIEGMYAIPVDENSFHKIVLVKKDRNKLKDGTYVVVEIISYPSKGNPAIGRIKEVLGHPSERSLIVELLIRKYELPTDYPPAVKKEAESLTILIKEDRRDLRDQVCFTIDPERARDFDDAVAIEKIDQERFRLWVHIADVTYFVKLGSEIDKEAYRRGFTFYLPDRALHMLPERLSADLCSLKPNEDRLAFTCQMTFDLKGRLLDYDLYESVIKSKARLTYNEALSLIVGDPALENKYPGFVEHLRLMEDLYRILSKKRWELGSIDFDLPEVELIVDEYGEPTAIIPYERHVAHRIIEQFMVSANETVAMHLENAGYPCLYRVHEKPDPEKVENLLEILNGLGYKTKGFSLEPRFFQKIIEYFEGRPEENLVRFLTLRSMKRAVYSPHNLGHFGLASEHYAHFTSPIRRYPDIVVHRLLKDSLMGREPTYDIEELEQMGQYLSMREWLAEEVERTAIDLLKARYMKAHVGEVFEGIITGLIPAGFFVEIKEYLVEGLVKISDLTDDEYIYDEPAHRFVGVRTGKVYRLGDVVRVKVVAVDEERGKLELVLV; encoded by the coding sequence ATGGAAGATCTCATCCTTGAACTCTTTAAAAAGGCCAAAAGGCCTCTTCACTTTATGGAGATAGCCCAAAGGCTTGGTCTGGAAAAAAAACAGCTCAAGGCTCTAAAAAAAGCACTCAGGAACTTAAAGAAGAAACATCTGCTTCAAGTGGTAAAAGGTAGATATGTACTGGCCAGCGAACCTATAGTTAAGGGTACGGTCATAGCTTTTCCGGCAGGTTTTGGCTTTCTACACGTAGGAGAAGGTCAGAAGGATATCTACATACCACCCTTTGAGATGCAAAAGCTCTTCTCGGGTGACGTTATAAAGGCAAAGGTGGTAGAGTACAAGGGTAAGAAAGAGGTAAGGGTACTCAAGATACTAAAGAGAGCCAAGAAAGATATAGTGTGCAAGATTGAGGGTATGTACGCCATACCCGTGGATGAAAACTCCTTCCACAAGATAGTTCTTGTAAAGAAAGATAGGAATAAGCTAAAGGATGGTACCTATGTGGTAGTAGAGATCATAAGCTACCCTTCCAAGGGAAATCCAGCCATAGGAAGGATAAAGGAAGTTCTAGGTCATCCTTCTGAGAGATCTCTAATAGTGGAGCTTCTCATCAGGAAGTACGAGCTTCCAACAGATTACCCACCAGCTGTAAAGAAAGAGGCAGAGTCTCTTACCATCCTTATAAAGGAAGACAGAAGGGACCTAAGGGATCAGGTATGCTTTACCATAGACCCAGAAAGGGCAAGAGACTTTGACGATGCGGTAGCCATAGAGAAGATAGATCAGGAGAGGTTCAGGTTATGGGTTCATATAGCTGACGTAACGTATTTTGTAAAACTCGGTTCGGAGATAGACAAGGAGGCATACAGGAGGGGTTTTACCTTCTATTTACCTGATAGGGCTCTTCACATGTTACCCGAGAGACTATCTGCCGACCTGTGCAGCCTAAAGCCCAACGAAGATAGACTCGCCTTTACATGTCAGATGACCTTTGACCTAAAAGGAAGACTTCTCGATTATGATCTGTATGAAAGTGTTATAAAGAGTAAGGCAAGGTTAACTTACAACGAAGCCCTTTCCTTGATAGTGGGCGATCCAGCACTCGAAAACAAGTATCCCGGGTTTGTAGAGCATCTTAGGCTTATGGAAGACCTTTACAGAATACTCTCTAAAAAGAGATGGGAACTAGGTAGCATAGACTTTGACCTACCAGAGGTGGAACTCATAGTAGATGAGTATGGAGAACCTACGGCCATAATCCCTTACGAGAGGCACGTGGCACATAGGATAATAGAACAGTTCATGGTAAGCGCCAACGAGACCGTTGCCATGCACCTAGAAAATGCTGGTTATCCATGCCTTTACAGAGTACATGAAAAGCCAGATCCTGAAAAGGTGGAAAACCTCTTGGAGATACTAAACGGTCTTGGTTACAAAACCAAGGGTTTTTCTTTAGAGCCCAGGTTCTTCCAGAAGATAATAGAGTATTTTGAGGGAAGGCCTGAAGAGAACCTTGTGAGGTTTTTAACCCTCCGTAGCATGAAGAGGGCCGTATACAGCCCACACAACCTTGGACACTTTGGCCTCGCCTCTGAACATTACGCACACTTCACATCACCCATAAGGAGGTACCCGGACATAGTGGTTCACAGACTCCTAAAAGACTCCCTTATGGGAAGGGAGCCCACCTACGATATAGAGGAATTAGAGCAGATGGGACAGTATCTTTCCATGAGAGAATGGCTAGCGGAAGAGGTAGAAAGGACGGCCATAGACCTCCTCAAGGCGCGTTATATGAAGGCACATGTGGGAGAGGTGTTTGAAGGAATAATAACAGGGCTTATACCTGCCGGCTTCTTCGTAGAGATAAAGGAATATTTGGTTGAGGGGCTCGTAAAGATATCGGACCTTACAGATGATGAATACATATACGACGAGCCAGCTCATAGGTTCGTAGGTGTTAGGACGGGAAAGGTTTACAGGCTTGGGGATGTAGTAAGGGTCAAAGTAGTGGCAGTGGACGAGGAGAGAGGTAAACTGGAGCTCGTGTTAGTCTAA
- the speE gene encoding polyamine aminopropyltransferase yields MVDVFFIERDPYAPIRHVYPVSQVLYQGKSQFQEIMVLESPFFGKVLVLDGVAQCDERFEYIYHEFMAHVPLYAHPNPQDVLIIGGGDGGVLREVLKHPEVKRAVLVDIDKEVIEVSKRFFPTMSVAFQDPRVLVLNEDGYKYIQDCEKEFDVIIVDSTDPVGFAHVLTTEEFFRYVYNALKDDGIYVGQTESLHYHIEIVRRVQKSLHKVFPIVDMYTAVIPGYAGYWWTMSVGSKVHDPREPKRPVSVQAKLYSEDMHRYAFLPKSFYQKVLSGEYNP; encoded by the coding sequence ATGGTGGACGTGTTCTTCATTGAAAGGGATCCTTACGCACCCATCAGGCATGTTTATCCAGTCAGCCAAGTGCTTTACCAGGGTAAGAGTCAGTTCCAGGAGATAATGGTGCTGGAAAGTCCCTTTTTCGGAAAAGTCCTAGTGCTTGATGGGGTGGCCCAGTGCGATGAAAGGTTTGAGTACATATACCACGAGTTTATGGCCCATGTGCCCCTCTACGCCCATCCAAACCCACAGGATGTTCTCATCATAGGTGGAGGAGACGGTGGAGTCCTAAGGGAAGTATTAAAGCATCCTGAGGTAAAGAGGGCTGTCCTTGTAGACATAGACAAAGAGGTCATAGAAGTTTCCAAGAGGTTTTTCCCTACCATGTCGGTAGCCTTCCAGGACCCCAGAGTGTTGGTTCTCAACGAGGATGGTTACAAGTACATACAAGACTGTGAGAAGGAGTTTGACGTGATAATCGTAGACTCCACAGATCCTGTTGGCTTTGCCCATGTGCTAACCACAGAAGAGTTCTTTAGATACGTATACAACGCCCTCAAGGATGATGGTATCTACGTGGGTCAAACTGAGTCCCTTCACTATCACATAGAGATAGTAAGAAGGGTCCAAAAGTCGTTGCACAAAGTATTTCCCATAGTAGATATGTACACGGCAGTCATACCAGGGTATGCGGGTTACTGGTGGACCATGTCAGTAGGTTCAAAGGTCCATGATCCAAGAGAGCCAAAAAGACCGGTGAGTGTACAGGCTAAACTCTACTCAGAAGACATGCACAGATACGCCTTTTTACCTAAAAGCTTCTATCAAAAGGTCCTCTCCGGAGAGTACAATCCCTGA
- the lpxA gene encoding acyl-ACP--UDP-N-acetylglucosamine O-acyltransferase — MAKVHPTAILMGDIELGEDVEIGPYCVLEGRIVIGSGTKIGPRVSLKGRVTIGQDCKIFDGAIIGEEPQHLRYAGEDSEVIIGNRVIIREYVTIHRGTALDKMKTIVEDDVMLMAYSHVAHDCIVRRGVIMANCATLGGHVEVGEYAFIGGLSAVHQWSRVGAYAMVGGLSGVSLDIPPYTRASGQHALLYGVNTIGLERRGFSKDVIAAIKKAYRIVFRSGMLKKDALQKVLDELGHYPEVVKFVEFIKNSRRGVARDAKA; from the coding sequence ATGGCTAAGGTGCATCCTACAGCTATCCTAATGGGAGACATAGAGCTCGGTGAAGATGTAGAAATAGGTCCCTACTGTGTGCTTGAAGGTAGGATAGTCATAGGTAGTGGTACAAAGATAGGTCCAAGGGTGAGTCTAAAAGGTAGGGTAACCATAGGCCAAGACTGTAAGATCTTTGACGGAGCAATAATAGGAGAGGAGCCTCAACATCTTAGGTACGCAGGAGAAGACTCGGAGGTAATAATAGGAAACAGGGTGATAATAAGGGAGTACGTGACCATACACAGGGGTACAGCCCTGGACAAGATGAAGACCATCGTCGAGGACGACGTGATGCTTATGGCTTACTCTCACGTAGCTCACGACTGTATTGTGAGAAGAGGCGTTATAATGGCCAACTGTGCCACCTTGGGTGGTCATGTGGAGGTAGGGGAGTACGCTTTCATAGGTGGTCTCTCGGCAGTTCATCAATGGTCTAGAGTGGGGGCGTACGCCATGGTAGGTGGCCTCTCGGGTGTTTCTCTGGACATACCACCCTACACAAGGGCTTCAGGACAGCATGCCCTTCTGTATGGCGTGAACACGATAGGTTTAGAAAGGAGAGGCTTTAGCAAGGATGTTATAGCTGCCATCAAAAAAGCTTACAGGATAGTATTCCGTAGCGGCATGTTAAAGAAAGATGCACTGCAAAAGGTACTTGATGAGCTTGGACACTACCCAGAGGTGGTAAAGTTCGTAGAGTTTATAAAAAACAGCAGAAGAGGGGTGGCTAGGGACGCAAAGGCATAA
- a CDS encoding CinA family protein: MGKAVIVSVCSRRRKGDYVIRTFGCEDYPKDVPHRVWIGGVDFFPRNEGEKERILKSLGKYVYAESWLELEEVVARILKRRGVKLAVAESCTAGLLSARLVNVEGASSFFLGGFVVYSNDLKTKLLSVEEELLKKYGAVSEEVCRAMCISVLEETDADVSVSITGIAGPTGGTKEKPVGLTYIGIGSDREVKVWSFVFKKSRNQNRFLSTQWALFLLKEYVSNG; the protein is encoded by the coding sequence GTGGGAAAAGCTGTGATAGTCTCCGTATGCTCAAGGAGAAGAAAAGGGGATTATGTGATAAGAACTTTTGGGTGTGAGGATTACCCTAAGGACGTACCGCATAGAGTGTGGATAGGTGGTGTGGACTTCTTCCCGAGGAATGAAGGCGAAAAGGAAAGGATACTTAAGTCTTTGGGAAAGTATGTGTACGCTGAAAGTTGGTTAGAGCTCGAAGAAGTAGTAGCCAGGATACTTAAAAGGAGAGGTGTTAAACTCGCTGTAGCAGAGAGCTGCACGGCTGGGCTTCTTTCGGCCAGACTGGTGAACGTGGAGGGTGCCTCATCCTTCTTCCTGGGTGGGTTTGTGGTATACTCTAATGACCTGAAAACAAAACTGCTAAGCGTTGAGGAGGAGCTCTTAAAAAAGTACGGGGCTGTTTCGGAGGAAGTGTGCAGAGCCATGTGCATATCTGTTCTTGAGGAAACAGATGCAGATGTGAGCGTATCCATAACGGGTATAGCCGGACCTACCGGTGGCACGAAGGAAAAGCCTGTTGGCCTTACCTACATAGGCATAGGCTCAGACAGAGAAGTGAAAGTGTGGTCTTTTGTCTTTAAGAAAAGCAGAAACCAAAACAGGTTCCTTTCCACTCAATGGGCTCTCTTTCTCCTGAAGGAGTATGTAAGCAATGGCTAA
- a CDS encoding molybdopterin dinucleotide binding domain-containing protein — MNLQPTAIPLTAKGFDEQKVGFCAGCGCSCAYIAYLKDGKIVDLYGHPADERGMGSLCTKGIAYIQETPSNPFRLKDFYLKDSGQFKRITKEETLGILKEKLRGKIAFLLGRHTSLEDYLIAKELGDVYVDAPVVNFKPSTVDFVHWKDKKLIISLEAEPVFSDVMATRFLVDAVEKGSILYCFSSRYETVCAKAKKRFLLNPAESLTFLEKLLEPEDTDQEIKELKRFLYLLRDSLLLVGSHLLLSPFRNRVLNLVKNLRKRFGVSYSFVGDIMPYPAKELSEFNTDYDLIFVVGNLLKLLPKEVLKDLRFTVSLSLFPDYSVNNSNMVIPAKNFTERIFTIYRHAYSYRVRSDRVLDGEGYSLYELLKEITNIDVQSLYFEPASIEDLEIEPEDIKGGVYVHTENTLVEDLGHWYPWLHEMERKQKAYIHPSTYKKLGLKENITIGDANLPLQTTPNIAPGVVFIPYSYEEFQPFDPGVSPNAFLKKPYHRWEKL; from the coding sequence ATGAACTTACAGCCGACTGCTATTCCCCTGACAGCCAAGGGCTTTGACGAGCAAAAGGTAGGCTTCTGCGCTGGATGCGGATGTTCCTGTGCGTACATAGCCTATCTAAAGGATGGAAAGATAGTAGACCTTTACGGGCATCCTGCCGACGAAAGAGGAATGGGAAGCTTATGCACCAAAGGGATAGCCTACATCCAAGAGACTCCATCAAACCCCTTTAGGCTAAAAGACTTCTACCTAAAGGATTCGGGACAGTTCAAAAGGATCACGAAAGAGGAAACGCTGGGTATCTTGAAAGAAAAGTTAAGGGGAAAGATAGCCTTTTTGCTCGGTAGGCATACAAGCCTAGAGGACTACCTTATAGCCAAGGAGCTGGGAGACGTATACGTAGATGCGCCCGTTGTGAACTTCAAGCCCTCCACCGTTGATTTTGTTCACTGGAAGGATAAAAAGCTCATAATCTCCCTCGAGGCAGAGCCTGTATTCTCGGACGTTATGGCTACGAGATTCCTGGTGGACGCCGTAGAGAAGGGAAGCATACTCTATTGCTTTTCCTCCAGGTATGAGACTGTCTGCGCTAAGGCCAAAAAAAGGTTCCTTCTTAACCCTGCAGAGTCTTTGACCTTTCTGGAGAAGCTCCTGGAGCCGGAGGATACAGATCAAGAGATAAAAGAACTCAAAAGGTTTTTATACCTCCTTAGAGATTCCCTACTTTTGGTAGGCAGTCATCTCCTCCTTTCTCCCTTCAGAAACAGGGTGCTCAACCTCGTCAAGAACCTCAGGAAAAGGTTTGGAGTCTCCTACAGCTTTGTGGGCGATATCATGCCATATCCAGCTAAGGAACTGTCTGAGTTTAACACAGATTACGACCTTATATTTGTGGTGGGGAACCTGTTAAAACTCTTACCCAAGGAGGTTCTTAAAGACCTAAGATTTACAGTGAGTCTTTCTCTTTTCCCAGATTACAGCGTAAACAACTCCAACATGGTGATACCTGCTAAAAACTTTACCGAGAGGATTTTTACCATCTACAGGCATGCGTACAGCTACAGGGTAAGGTCAGACAGGGTTTTGGATGGAGAAGGTTACAGCCTTTACGAGCTTCTTAAAGAGATAACAAACATAGATGTACAGAGTTTGTATTTTGAACCTGCAAGCATAGAAGACCTAGAGATAGAACCGGAAGATATAAAAGGTGGTGTGTACGTGCATACAGAGAACACTCTCGTGGAGGACTTGGGTCATTGGTACCCATGGCTCCACGAGATGGAAAGAAAGCAGAAGGCGTACATACATCCTTCTACCTACAAGAAGCTTGGGCTAAAAGAGAATATAACCATAGGTGATGCAAACCTTCCTTTACAGACAACGCCCAACATAGCTCCAGGGGTTGTATTTATTCCCTACTCCTATGAGGAGTTTCAACCCTTTGACCCTGGAGTTTCTCCCAATGCCTTTCTAAAAAAGCCCTACCATAGGTGGGAAAAGCTGTGA
- the proB gene encoding glutamate 5-kinase, which translates to MLLIVKIGSNLIQTEQGDIDLEFISRLAREVKVLKSQGDKVLIVSSGAVLCGIKKLGLSKKPEDLTTKQALAGIGQAYLMRIYDSTFSNYGLVVAQVLLTNDVFKDPVKFQSAKNTLEKMLELSVVPIINENDTVAISELIFGDNDFLAVYTAFMMEANLIVLYSSAGGLLDHEGMVIPEIKDVGQAMVYIRKEKSMYGSGGMYSKLSASAIASSLGIPVFITGKSQSLLDVVNNNAVGTLIKPSTKPLKHSKRLMAMMEETRGAVYIDEGAYRALKEGKSLLPAGIKRVEGYFQRGDLVSVKLLDGMLVGKGRVNFSSEELSRVMGMKGEEVKKALNTQKEEAIHRDKLVIFF; encoded by the coding sequence ATGCTACTCATAGTGAAGATAGGTTCCAACCTAATACAGACAGAGCAAGGAGACATAGACTTAGAGTTCATCTCCAGACTGGCTAGAGAGGTAAAAGTCCTTAAAAGCCAAGGAGACAAAGTTCTCATAGTTTCCTCGGGTGCCGTCCTGTGTGGTATAAAAAAACTAGGTCTCTCCAAAAAGCCAGAAGATCTAACCACAAAACAAGCCTTGGCTGGTATAGGACAGGCGTACCTTATGAGGATCTATGACTCTACCTTCTCCAACTACGGGCTTGTTGTGGCTCAAGTGCTCTTGACCAACGATGTCTTTAAGGACCCTGTAAAGTTCCAGAGTGCTAAAAACACCCTTGAGAAGATGCTAGAACTCTCAGTAGTTCCCATCATCAATGAAAACGACACAGTGGCCATATCGGAGCTCATCTTCGGAGACAACGACTTTTTAGCTGTTTACACTGCCTTCATGATGGAGGCAAACTTGATAGTCCTCTACTCTTCCGCGGGCGGGCTTCTTGATCACGAAGGGATGGTAATCCCAGAGATTAAGGATGTAGGTCAAGCCATGGTCTACATAAGGAAGGAAAAGAGCATGTATGGAAGTGGTGGAATGTACAGCAAGCTGAGTGCCAGCGCCATAGCCAGTTCCCTGGGTATACCTGTCTTCATAACAGGCAAAAGCCAGAGCCTGCTGGACGTAGTAAATAACAACGCTGTGGGTACCCTCATAAAGCCTTCGACCAAACCCCTAAAGCACAGTAAACGTCTTATGGCCATGATGGAGGAGACAAGGGGAGCCGTGTACATAGACGAGGGAGCTTACAGGGCTCTAAAGGAGGGTAAAAGCCTCCTTCCTGCAGGTATAAAGAGGGTAGAAGGATACTTCCAAAGGGGAGACCTCGTAAGCGTGAAGCTGCTGGATGGTATGCTCGTAGGCAAAGGCAGGGTAAACTTCTCCTCCGAGGAGTTAAGTAGAGTAATGGGAATGAAAGGAGAAGAAGTCAAAAAAGCCCTGAACACTCAAAAAGAAGAGGCTATACACAGGGACAAGCTTGTTATCTTCTTTTAG
- a CDS encoding CoA-binding protein, which translates to MARFEHPHRDEAFETLKDARVIVVVGISDKPERPSYYVSERLLQKAKDKRVYFVNPMYAGKEILGIKVLSSMDEVPESIDIVNVFRNPSQVEPIVQKAIELNAKCVWFQPGSENLEVIEKYKDRIRFIWDACIGVEAGYL; encoded by the coding sequence ATGGCGAGGTTTGAGCATCCACACAGAGATGAAGCTTTTGAAACTTTAAAAGATGCCAGGGTGATAGTTGTAGTAGGCATATCCGATAAGCCAGAAAGGCCTTCTTACTACGTAAGCGAGAGGCTCCTACAGAAGGCAAAAGACAAGAGGGTTTACTTTGTCAACCCCATGTACGCTGGGAAGGAAATACTGGGTATAAAGGTTCTTTCTTCCATGGATGAGGTCCCGGAATCTATAGACATAGTGAACGTTTTTAGGAACCCTTCCCAGGTGGAGCCTATTGTTCAAAAGGCTATAGAGCTTAACGCTAAATGTGTATGGTTCCAACCTGGTTCTGAGAACCTTGAGGTAATAGAAAAGTACAAAGACAGAATAAGGTTCATCTGGGATGCGTGCATAGGTGTAGAAGCGGGCTACCTCTAA
- a CDS encoding YebC/PmpR family DNA-binding transcriptional regulator — MAGHSHWAQIKHKKAKIDAQRGKIFSKIIREITVAVREGGPNPDNNPRLRNAIENAKKVNMPMETIERAIKKGAGELSGESYEEVVYEGYGPGGVAIMVFALTDNRNRTTSEVRHVFTKHGGNLGSSGCVSYMFERVGYIEVPKDAISEEELYEKAIEAGAKDVEVGSEYYIVYTEPEEFYEVKERLASAGVPIESAELTYKPNVTTRVEDPETVKKLLKLMEALDELDDVQKVISNFDVPEEILKQVV, encoded by the coding sequence ATGGCAGGTCACAGCCACTGGGCTCAGATAAAGCACAAGAAGGCCAAGATAGACGCCCAAAGGGGTAAGATATTCAGCAAGATAATAAGGGAGATAACGGTAGCTGTCAGAGAAGGAGGTCCAAACCCAGACAACAACCCAAGACTTAGAAACGCCATAGAGAACGCCAAAAAGGTCAACATGCCCATGGAAACCATAGAAAGGGCTATAAAGAAAGGAGCTGGAGAGCTCAGCGGAGAATCTTATGAAGAGGTAGTCTACGAAGGTTACGGACCCGGTGGTGTAGCCATAATGGTGTTTGCCTTAACAGACAATCGTAACAGAACTACCTCCGAAGTTAGGCACGTGTTTACAAAGCATGGAGGCAACCTAGGCTCCTCTGGTTGCGTATCCTATATGTTTGAAAGGGTAGGATACATAGAGGTCCCTAAGGATGCCATAAGTGAGGAAGAACTATACGAGAAGGCCATAGAGGCAGGAGCAAAAGACGTAGAGGTAGGTTCAGAATACTACATAGTTTACACAGAACCAGAGGAGTTTTACGAAGTTAAAGAAAGATTAGCTTCTGCGGGGGTTCCTATAGAGAGCGCAGAGCTTACCTATAAGCCGAACGTGACTACAAGGGTTGAAGATCCAGAGACTGTTAAAAAGCTTCTAAAGCTTATGGAAGCCCTTGACGAACTTGACGACGTGCAAAAGGTCATTTCCAACTTTGACGTGCCAGAGGAAATACTAAAACAGGTGGTATGA
- a CDS encoding RidA family protein, with amino-acid sequence MKRQVYTPNAPKPVGPYSQAVVYRDLIFLSGQIGIDPTTGNLKEGLKEQFLQCLKNVESILSEVGSSKEKILRVVIYLTDLDQFKLVNEVYEEFFRDVEVKPARTTVGVDRLPLNAFVEVEVTAHL; translated from the coding sequence ATGAAAAGACAAGTCTACACGCCTAATGCTCCCAAACCTGTAGGCCCTTACTCTCAAGCCGTAGTTTACAGGGACCTTATCTTTCTCTCGGGTCAGATAGGTATAGATCCTACCACAGGTAATCTGAAAGAAGGTCTCAAAGAGCAGTTTTTGCAGTGTCTAAAGAACGTAGAGAGTATACTCAGCGAGGTAGGCTCCAGCAAAGAAAAGATACTCAGGGTAGTGATATACCTAACGGACTTGGATCAGTTTAAACTCGTAAACGAGGTCTATGAGGAGTTCTTCAGGGACGTGGAGGTAAAACCAGCAAGGACTACAGTAGGAGTAGATAGACTACCTTTGAATGCATTCGTTGAAGTAGAAGTAACCGCACATCTTTGA
- a CDS encoding TlpA family protein disulfide reductase, giving the protein MKRLLLLFLLILSCFQRSGLPSIEVYTLDNEKVNLSDYSRGKVLIYVWSRTCSGHSRDLKELPRLVSKYTVISYAVGMTPDEVKESYKQLGIRPNFLTLVDPAIKFNDYYPIVYLPSSYLFENGKLIRSGPGLIVQ; this is encoded by the coding sequence TTGAAAAGGTTACTTTTACTTTTCCTGCTTATCCTTTCTTGCTTCCAAAGGTCAGGCCTTCCTAGCATAGAGGTATATACCTTAGACAATGAGAAGGTAAACCTATCTGATTACTCTCGCGGTAAGGTGCTCATCTATGTCTGGAGTAGAACTTGCTCTGGGCACTCTAGGGATCTTAAGGAACTTCCTCGTCTGGTAAGTAAATACACGGTCATCTCTTATGCCGTGGGTATGACGCCCGATGAGGTAAAGGAGAGCTACAAACAGCTCGGTATAAGACCTAACTTCCTGACATTAGTGGATCCAGCTATCAAGTTCAACGACTACTATCCTATTGTTTACCTGCCTTCCTCCTACCTGTTTGAGAACGGAAAGCTAATAAGGTCTGGACCCGGGCTTATAGTTCAATGA
- the thrC gene encoding threonine synthase, with protein sequence MAKVKALKCRECGKEYPIEPIHVCELCFGPLEVVYDYEEIRKNISREKIEKGPKSLWRYIDLLPVEEPTVGLTAGFTPLRKAENLGAILGLKNLYIKDDSVNHPTLSFKDRVVAVAISKAKEFGFDTVACASTGNLANSVSAHAAQSGMNCYVFIPANLESQKIYGSLVFKPTVVAVEGTYDDVNRLCSEIANELPWAFVNINVRPFYAEGSKTLAFEVVEQLGWRAPDAVVAPAASGSLITKIWKGLKELVKVGLIDSMNTRVYGAQAEGCSPIAKAWKEGRDFIIPVKPNTIAKSIAIGNPADGMYALQVTRESNGDWETATDEEIIEGIKLLAETEGIFTETAGGTTIAVLKKLAQRGAFKPDEVVVVYITGNGYKTMEVLEGHLHHTVRIKPTLADFREKILARVD encoded by the coding sequence ATGGCTAAGGTAAAGGCCCTTAAGTGTAGAGAGTGTGGAAAGGAATACCCTATAGAGCCCATACACGTGTGCGAGCTCTGCTTTGGACCTCTAGAAGTAGTCTACGACTACGAAGAGATAAGGAAAAACATAAGCAGAGAGAAGATAGAAAAGGGTCCAAAGAGTTTGTGGAGATACATAGATCTGCTACCTGTGGAAGAGCCCACCGTAGGTCTTACTGCAGGATTTACGCCCCTTCGCAAGGCGGAAAACTTGGGAGCTATCTTAGGGCTTAAAAACCTTTACATAAAGGACGATTCTGTAAACCATCCTACCCTGTCCTTTAAGGATAGGGTGGTAGCAGTAGCCATTTCAAAGGCCAAGGAGTTTGGATTTGATACAGTAGCATGCGCTTCTACGGGCAATCTGGCTAATTCCGTCTCCGCTCATGCAGCCCAGTCTGGTATGAACTGTTATGTCTTCATACCTGCAAACTTGGAGTCTCAGAAGATATACGGTAGCTTAGTTTTTAAACCCACGGTGGTAGCTGTAGAGGGTACCTACGACGATGTTAACAGACTTTGCTCTGAGATAGCCAACGAGCTTCCTTGGGCCTTCGTAAACATCAACGTAAGACCTTTCTATGCGGAAGGATCCAAGACCTTAGCCTTTGAGGTAGTGGAGCAGTTAGGATGGAGGGCACCAGATGCTGTGGTAGCACCTGCTGCCTCTGGTTCTTTGATCACCAAGATATGGAAAGGGCTAAAGGAGTTGGTAAAAGTAGGGCTTATAGATAGCATGAACACGAGGGTTTATGGGGCTCAGGCTGAGGGATGCTCACCCATAGCAAAAGCTTGGAAGGAAGGAAGGGATTTCATAATACCAGTAAAACCCAACACCATAGCCAAATCTATAGCCATAGGTAACCCAGCAGATGGCATGTACGCCCTTCAGGTAACTAGAGAAAGCAATGGAGACTGGGAAACAGCCACAGACGAGGAGATCATAGAGGGTATAAAGCTGCTGGCCGAGACGGAAGGTATCTTTACTGAGACAGCTGGTGGGACTACTATAGCTGTCCTCAAGAAGCTAGCTCAAAGGGGTGCTTTTAAACCAGACGAGGTGGTGGTTGTCTACATAACGGGTAATGGTTATAAGACCATGGAGGTGTTAGAAGGACATCTTCACCATACGGTGCGTATAAAGCCTACCCTGGCAGACTTTAGGGAGAAGATACTCGCGAGGGTAGATTGA